From Panthera uncia isolate 11264 chromosome X, Puncia_PCG_1.0, whole genome shotgun sequence, the proteins below share one genomic window:
- the MOSPD1 gene encoding motile sperm domain-containing protein 1 isoform X1, with product MHQQKRQPELVEGNLPVFVFPTELIFYADDQSTHKQVLTLYNPYEFALKFKVLCTTPNKYVVVDAAGAVKPQCCVDIVIRHRDVRSCHYGVTDKFRLQVSEQSQRKALGRKEVVATLLPSAKEQQKEEEEKRIKEHLTESLFFEQSFQPENRTVSSGPSLLTVFLGVVCIAALMLPTLGDVESLVPLYLHLSVNQKLVAAYILGKCLEDAFGSHVWAQRWRWC from the exons ATGCATCAACAAAAAAGACAGCCAGAGTTAGTGGAAGGAAATCTTCCTGTTTTTGTGTTTCCCACGGAGCTAATATTTTATGCAGATGACCAGTCAACACATAAGCAAGTGTTGACTCTGTATAATCCCTATGAGTTTGCCTTAAAGTTCAAAG ttttgtgtaCTACTCCAAATAAGTATGTTGTCGTCGATGCTGCAGGTGCAGTCAAGCCTCAGTGTTGTGTGGATAT tgtGATTCGTCATAGAGACGTTCGATCCTGTCACTATGGTGTAACGGACAAATTCCGTCTCCAAGTTTCCGAGCAAAGCCAGAGGAAGGCTTTAGGAAGGAAAGAGGTTGTGGCTACTCTTCTCCCATCTgcaaaagaacaacaaaaggaagaagaggaaaaaaggataaaggaacatttaactgaaagtttattttttgagcagTCCTTTCAACCAG AAAACAGAACTGTCTCTTCAGGACCTAGTTTACTAACTGTCTTCCTGGGAGTGGTGTGCATTGCGGCTTTGATGCTTCCTACGCTGGGGGATGTGGAATCGCTGGTGCCTCTCTACCTCCACTTAAGTGTGAATCAAAAATTAGTGGCTGCTTATATCTTAGGTAAGTGTTTGGAGGATGCATTTGGGTCCCATGTGTGGGCTCAGAGGTGGCGGTGGTGCTGA
- the MOSPD1 gene encoding motile sperm domain-containing protein 1 isoform X2: MHQQKRQPELVEGNLPVFVFPTELIFYADDQSTHKQVLTLYNPYEFALKFKVLCTTPNKYVVVDAAGAVKPQCCVDIVIRHRDVRSCHYGVTDKFRLQVSEQSQRKALGRKEVVATLLPSAKEQQKEEEEKRIKEHLTESLFFEQSFQPENRTVSSGPSLLTVFLGVVCIAALMLPTLGDVESLVPLYLHLSVNQKLVAAYILGLITMAILRT; encoded by the exons ATGCATCAACAAAAAAGACAGCCAGAGTTAGTGGAAGGAAATCTTCCTGTTTTTGTGTTTCCCACGGAGCTAATATTTTATGCAGATGACCAGTCAACACATAAGCAAGTGTTGACTCTGTATAATCCCTATGAGTTTGCCTTAAAGTTCAAAG ttttgtgtaCTACTCCAAATAAGTATGTTGTCGTCGATGCTGCAGGTGCAGTCAAGCCTCAGTGTTGTGTGGATAT tgtGATTCGTCATAGAGACGTTCGATCCTGTCACTATGGTGTAACGGACAAATTCCGTCTCCAAGTTTCCGAGCAAAGCCAGAGGAAGGCTTTAGGAAGGAAAGAGGTTGTGGCTACTCTTCTCCCATCTgcaaaagaacaacaaaaggaagaagaggaaaaaaggataaaggaacatttaactgaaagtttattttttgagcagTCCTTTCAACCAG AAAACAGAACTGTCTCTTCAGGACCTAGTTTACTAACTGTCTTCCTGGGAGTGGTGTGCATTGCGGCTTTGATGCTTCCTACGCTGGGGGATGTGGAATCGCTGGTGCCTCTCTACCTCCACTTAAGTGTGAATCAAAAATTAGTGGCTGCTTATATCTTAG gtctTATCACAATGGCCATACTTAGAACATGA